A stretch of Vespula vulgaris chromosome 5, iyVesVulg1.1, whole genome shotgun sequence DNA encodes these proteins:
- the LOC127064129 gene encoding 1-phosphatidylinositol 4,5-bisphosphate phosphodiesterase epsilon-1-like isoform X3 — translation MMVVGRRKLLALVANNHRSEKDYWLVGCLSDTERKNNRESTKENAKEVGPIENVTSSGTSVGPRIDVESNTEAPSGWSSTRSGSLKKTNESYDANAVLEKVALFHKHRHARGRDATTGSLHRTLSLHTTAIEQTYMAEECDENDYHLDLDSYKPVQPILIDHGVALFPVAAPHTGMDLHILQVLHHGTTLVHWDCESGTSRTALVFARVDRACGTFVWEKPPWSPLKTGQLGGTAYTEFSITANPEDSVPAGLVTRYTAQQSDCASVTLEEGYLDLASVKEIMIGCCDRDREADLRSICKRYGLPGSDSCIGLMYGSNLPDNRLLFLLCPPALGKIWYMGLCWILRGLKRQRQLTDRRSRWLKEKYLQLYFEEGCLEPMTADAIRVFGGRDWSMTESVGTLSPTSSGNLRRRNVKGKKTKSISNIHALTKELSFKQYDSSSSDGGLSAAPLRHITGSRESLTRIIPASPRSTRDRISSRSPPGSAERIVTSNLPYSSLQSLLCVPRDKDRNGGGVPGGSEAPWQVKTRATSIMYETQLNFVEFVALFRSFSLRARKDLRDLFGQLAITCRSQSDGSLRDFSTRPAVLRQASDATPQRIGLLTRNNSIDCHEYKSSSNLHKKQIFDAVAAASIVNNCSGVDTSKSQVITLATFTKFLESRQQEKLTDDEIKALVKRHEPDPVLRTQWCLSFEGFARYMMDKDNYAFPNEYATPSESEMQQPLSQYYIASSHNTYLTGHQLKGESSVQLYSQVLLTGCRCVELDCWDGDDGSPLIYHGHTFTTKIPFRLVVEAIDRSAFVSSPYPVILSIENHCSQSQQARMAQIFQSVFGEKLVTKFLFETDFGEDPQLPSPSQLRYRILIKNKKLVVDPTGPLVHAPVSYRGKMLMSDRASSMKQMRTDASSTSVVEYFSEDEDDEEDDDEDDNIDDNSISSYERYLGSNPAHSRLKSDAAVDDKVQPKQSSQIAKELSDLVVYLQAIKFRGLNTTPGTGTTGKVRHPSHTGPVQRHSIAGIGSSGVASSSGSPQSLSTSASIASGGSNIDNLFRSTRGVPACFQCSSLNESTAKKICRKQPLGVVAHAETQLVRTYPAGMRIDSTNFNPVIFWAFGIQMVALNYQTDDAGLNLNAAMFEQNGQCGYVRKPSVMWDKSHMMYRRFNPWDKEFDGLHSAHLTLSVVSGQYVSPTNFFASTYVEIELVGIPIDCAKHKTKIIQNNALNPIWNEKFCFQVMFKDLAFLRFGIVEASSHHLIAQRVIPLKCLRPGYRHVRLRSCKNKPLALSTLFIYSRLEEESLDYNTCCRDHKETSSKRPSSGKEPDKLTSVDPGLGGVTLKRRMFFLMVYHVIPEEPYTILKVTQDSTTQEVMLQALQKAGISAEHVDEYILVEEVSRGWEKRDREELPTQRVLDPTEHPLQAQALWKGQGRFLLKRVGDDPSSRAWLASIRSTAGHSKLDTNSRDHSTHIWDEADTFLVCIYNVSPEIPYAILRVPVSSSAQDVLAQALVKARRMEDPMKFALVEELEWGGAGAVGSGNRQLRVLRDEENVYSTQAFWKTLGRFILREREQAIPRRHLLPATLDRLSKGFSVGRSVSLPGSSKEKVPVSEALSDPTSRGLRHRLLMPGRRREVHSDGEDTRESDLLNAALHLKKVSLRKLRVWKS, via the exons ATGATGGTTGTAGGCCGGCGGAAACTACTTGCTCTTGTCGCTAATAATCATCGCAGTGAAAAGGACTactggttggttggttgcttg AGCGATACCGAGCGAAAGAACAACCGTGAGAGCACAAAAGAAAACGCGAAAGAAGTTGGGCCGATCGAAAATGTAACTTCGTCTGGCACATCGGTTGGTCCGCGTATAGATGTCGAGAGTAATACCGAAGCTCCTTCAGGATGGAGCTCGACTAGGAGTGGCTCTTTGAAAAAGACAAACGAGTCCTACGATGCGAACGCCGTCCTGGAAAAGGTTGCCCTCTTTCACAAGCATCGACATGCTCGTGGAAGAGATGCAACAACTGGCTCCCTTCACCGCACCCTTAGTTTACACACCACGGCGATCGAACAGACCTACATGGCTGAGGAATGCGATGAGAACGATTATCATCTCGATCTCGATTCATATAAACCGGTCCAACCGATCCTGATCGATCATGGGGTTGCACTTTTCCCAGTAGCCGCACCTCACACAGGAATGGATCTTCACATCTTACAG GTGCTACATCACGGTACAACGTTGGTACATTGGGATTGTGAAAGCGGCACTTCGAGAACGGCCTTGGTATTCGCACGAGTAGATCGAGCGTGCGGTACCTTCGTCTGGGAAAAACCACCGTGGAGTCCATTGAAAACGGGCCAACTCGGTGGCACTGCCTATACCGAGTTCTCGATTACGGCCAATCCCGAGGATTCCGTACCAGCTGGCTTGGTTACCAGATACACGGCACAACAAAGTGACTGTGCTTCGGTCACTTTGGAGGAAGGTTATCTCGATTTGGCCTCCGTTAAAGAAATCATGATCGGTTGTTGCGACCGTGACAGAGAAGCCGACCTTAGGAGCATATGCAAGAG GTACGGCCTACCTGGCTCAGATTCCTGTATCGGCCTCATGTATGGTTCCAATCTGCCTGACAATCGATTGCTCTTTCTACTTTGTCCTCCGGCCCTTGGCAA GATATGGTATATGGGACTGTGTTGGATATTACGAGGCCTGAAACGACAAAGACAGTTAACCGATCGAAGATCGCGTtggttaaaagaaaaatatcttcaattgTATTTCGAAGAAGGTTGCCTCGAGCCTATGACCGCCGATGCGATACGAGTGTTCGGTGGTCGCGATTGGTCAATGACCGAAAGTGTTGGAACCCTTTCACCAACTAGCAGCGGTAATCTCCGTAGACGAAACGTTAAGGGAAAGAAGACCAAATCTATCAGCAATATTCATGCGCTGACAAAG GAGCTCAGCTTTAAACAGTACGATTCCTCGTCTTCGGATGGCGGCTTATCTGCTGCTCCTCTTCGTCACATAACTGGCAGCAGGGAATCCTTGACGAGAATAATTCCAGCATCGCCGAGATCCACTAGAGATCGAATTTCATCGCGCAGTCCACCTGGTTCAGCCGAAAGAATAGTCACTTCCAACTTGCCTTATTCGAGTTTACAAAG CTTACTTTGCGTTCCTAGAGACAAGGACAGAAATGGTGGTGGAGTACCAGGTGGATCGGAAGCTCCTTGGCAGGTGAAAACACGTGCCACTTCCATTATGTATGAGACCCAACTGAACTTTGTTGAGTTCGTGGCACTTTTCCGATCGTTCAGCCTTCGAGCTAGAAAGGACCTACGTGATCTCTTCGGGCAGCTTGCGATCACATGCCGAAGTCAAAGCGACGGTTCTCTTCGAGACTTTAGTACGCGTCCAGCCGTATTGAGACAGGCCAGCGATGCCACACCACAAAGAATCG GACTTTTAACAAGAAACAATTCCATCGATTGTCACGAATACAAAAGCAGTAGTAACCTTCACAAGAAGCAAATCTTTGACGCAGTAGCAGCAGCGAGTATAGTGAACAATTGTTCTGGCGTCGACACATCCAAGTCACAAGTAATCACACTAGCTACGTTCACAAAGTTCCTTGAATCTCGGCAACAAGAAAAGCTTACCGACGACGAGATCAAAGCCCTCGTCAAG AGGCACGAACCAGATCCAGTTTTACGCACACAGTGGTGTTTATCTTTCGAGGGCTTTGCACGGTACATGATGGACAAGGACAATTACGCCTTCCCAAACGAATATGCGACGCCGTCGGAGAGCGAAATGCAACAGCCCTTGTCCCAATATTACATCGCAAGCTCGCACAACACTTATCTGACCGGTCATCAGCTCAAGGGCGAATCATCCGTCCAGCTTTATTCACAG GTCCTTTTGACCGGATGTCGATGCGTAGAACTAGACTGCTGGGATGGCGACGATGGATCGCCTCTCATTTATCACGGTCACACCTTTACCACCAAGATACCTTTTCGATTGGTCGTAGAAGCGATCGACAGGAGTGCATTCGTCAGTTCACCGTATCCAGTTATACTGTCTATTGAAAATCACTGTTCCCAGAGTCAACAAGCACGAATGGCACAAATCTTTCAG TCGGTCTTTGGTGAAAAACTCGTAACGAAGTTTCTATTCGAAACGGATTTTGGTGAAGATCCACAGTTACCCTCGCCGTCGCAATTGCGATATAggatattgataaaaaataagaaattagtAGTGGACCCAACTGGACCGTTAGTTCACGCCCCGGTATCCTATCGTGGTAAAATGTTGATGTCGGATCGGGCATCGTCTATGAAACAAATGCGAACGGATGCAAGTAGCACGTCCGTGGTCGAATACTTCagcgaggacgaggacgatgaggaagacgacgacgaggatgatAATATCGATG ACAATTCAATATCGAGCTACGAGAGATATTTGGGTAGTAATCCGGCACACAGCCGCCTAAAATCGGATGCGGCAGTCGATGATAAAGTTCAACCGAAGCAGAGCAGTCAAATCGCTAAGGAACTTTCGGATTTGGTCGTTTATTTACAAGCTATTAAATTCCGTGGTCTAAACACAACACCGGGAACAGGCACCACCGGGAAAGTTCGTCATCCGTCTCATACAGGACCCGTTCAAAGACACAGTATCGCTGGAATCGGGAGCAGCGGTGTAGCTTCCTCTTCTGGATCACCACAATCACTTTCAACGTCTGCTTCGATTGCGAGCGGTGGCAGTAATATCGATAATCTTTTCAG GTCGACGCGCGGCGTACCAGCGTGCTTCCAGTGCTCGTCTCTAAACGAAAGCACTGCcaaaaaaatttgtagaaagCAGCCATTGGGTGTCGTAGCACACGCGGAAACACAATTGGTTCGAACATATCCAGCTGGAATGCGTATCGACTCGACCAATTTCAATCCTGTCATTTTCTGGGCATTTGGTATACAAATGGTAGCGTTGAATTATCAGACAGACGATGCCGGATTGAATTTGAATGCTGCCATGTTCGAACAGAACGGACAATGCGGATACGTGAGGAAACCTTCGGTAATGTGGGACAAGAGTCACATGATGTATAG ACGTTTCAATCCATGGGACAAAGAATTCGATGGTCTTCACTCCGCACATTTGACTTTATCGGTGGTGTCGGGACAATACGTTTCGCCAACAAACTTCTTTGCCAGTACGTACGTCGAAATCGAGCTGGTGGGCATACCGATCGATTGTGCAAAACACAAAACGAAAATCATACAAAACAATGCCCTTAATCCAATTTGGAACGAAAAGTTTTGCTTTCAAGTAATGTTCAAAGATCTAGCCTTTTTAAGATTCGGTATAGTCGAAGCAAGCTCGCATCATTTGATAGCGCAACGCGTTATACCTTTGAAATGTCTCAGACCAGGTTACAGGCACGTTAGATTGCGTTCGTGCAAAAACAAACCATTGGCGTTATCcacgttatttatatattcacgaTTGGAGGAGGAAAGTCTCGATTACAATACCTGCTGCCGCGATCACAAGGAAACGTCTTCGAAACGACCGTCCTCGGGAAAGGAGCCGGATAAATTGACTAGCGTAGATCCAGGTCTTGGTGGAGTCACGTTGAAGAGAAGAATGTTTTTCCTTATGGTTTATCACGTAATACCGGAGGAACCGTATACTATTCTAAAAGTAACCCAAGATAGTACTACTCAAGAAGTAATGTTGCAAGCTTTACAAAAGGCAGGAATATCAGCCGAACACGTGGACGAGTATATTCTTGTGGAGGAGGTGTCACGTGGATGGGAAAAACGAGATCGAGAGGAATTACCAACTCAACGAGTTCTCGATCCAACCGAACATCCTCTTCAAGCGCAAGCTCTTTGGAAAGGACAAGGTCGATTCCTATTAAAACGTGTCGGCGATGATCCAAGTAGCAGAGCTTGGCTTGCATCGATACGAAGTACAGCTGGACATTCGAAATTGGATACAAATTCGCGGGATCATTCGACTCATATATGGGACGAAGCAGATACCTTTCTAGTCTGCATTTACAACGTTTCACCAGAAATACCGTACGCGATTTTACGAGTACCGGTTAGTAGTTCCGCACAGGACGTACTAGCTCAGGCACTTGTTAAGGCAAGGAGAATGGAGGATCCAATGAAATTCGCTTTGGTAGAGGAATTGGAATGGGGCGGGGCTGGTGCCGTTGGTAGTGGTAATCGTCAGTTGAGAGTCCTTAGAGACGAGGAAAATGTTTATAGTACGCAAGCGTTTTGGAAGACACTCGGTCGATTTATATTAAGGGAAAGAGAACAAGCGATACCGAGACGACATTTGTTACCAGCTACATTAGACAGGCTCAGTAAGGGTTTCTCCGTTGGTAGATCAGTATCTCTCCCTGGATCTAGCAAGGAGAAGGTTCCGGTTAGCGAAGCATTATCCGATCCAACGTCCAGAGGTTTAAGACACCGTTTATTGATGCCAGGTCGTAGACGAGAAGTTCATTCCGACGGTGAGGATACTCGAGAATCTGATCTATTAAACGCGGctcttcatttaaaaaaagtcTCATTGAGAAAACTAAGAGTTTGGAAATCATAG